In Sparus aurata chromosome 3, fSpaAur1.1, whole genome shotgun sequence, the following are encoded in one genomic region:
- the topaz1 gene encoding uncharacterized protein topaz1 isoform X3: MSQINYSNERLVFGIPKSQKPLDLKSNVGKASGRGKLKQGTIKRRSCATHVAKLGRGSVRAGESTVKARSAGCDPQPAAAHTGQMPTGQPTTPSNVDRNTHPSPTGLAGSEGPLRRTFKVFCSGDCKFLAVQQKRLGKQEQKSSSPVPEQPMIEVHLKDAKKVAESSQKIIISIGKYPQVTLCDIAKKCDALSHDCGFVLPDVLKTKVVHCFKDMRAGFQFGPGCLGHHKHENEEDNLARKKEFCARCQSEKSVCPSQSLAEHQRHLKERTDAQALSSHTTCRFLKSWTSEGSATCSASFLLSKRAKRGECRTGMRDRVDGEDPGPGSHLMGDEIWKDKRIKLGASVQDGIFSSTPDLKSIHCKNPAKTDSRDKEKTCFWTSDKSQSCSEHAVGGDSTLGSAVEENCGHKKPCGEKKSDAAQMSSELFCERNEVDRHDPESLTCQRVRVYSRKNSFSCARTYMSWPFSNSGQTPKTNAGSTACEAEPVDPSDNRDSQISQKLQGLPSSQTNETLPNEPRDSSSVTTHQASHQNEKLEEAGESLSTDRNRKRHNMSSYCSENTNIEFAPHLMEPDESLAGPSDTATLSRPCLRGKEPGAEAASASSLPANGPQTDSSTSTPSALFLSDWETATSLSSMSSPFTQGGLSSPSATLSSHPPSLFLLSKVKSVGLSDSSLTKAVEKTLFYCEETRMTRSSSSSPSLHNSEFFNSCESSLLLPQDEQDSNEALFRERCPPKLEPYYKTSPINYDLLERESLSHNVLTGRSVDAEFILPVMLSPVTSPRGHSWTSFQPQSPGCPDEEEEEEEEIKKGTCRMSPGCHMPQIVNTNNENGQDFLEHNIKDLEGVSANFKPWTPLSEPQSSPSTSEENDCNGEESQDQTDCEDDVVQGYKQSDQLPSDPEIKATFTSGSLTEPCSSPSSDEEDCVTFSHKEEPHSAQDEGSSPSESRSERDQNDTEAAADSQQAILDEFTAYEHDILLVDVIQEDPELFENLPQESVLKLGPARFTQAPRNRPVAVGKKLLPRTDGAQFEQRLTPVNIDFHCESPDITEEITTRPWRPKCSNTPSKTQNGTWSATEKQTEKTGQPDANNNHESEGQERSHSIQTVNSLHNHILPLMSIKNGPWITNPANMADFRRQKCNTYCRQYFSESLSCGFKTCRFQHVPVEGDEKFCIETVSRFIKNPMCLQKAGAVFTGYYNNNPPGVYFSMPVLLNLLWALLKASMVSEVFSVLSVSLAHKIVPGHEFLLALFNFVREKRLMGFVPELIQLTSKMASAGLVLSLDCLDCVKNTPEVQQTVSPNKLSGNHKLSTSAPFPEYLNLAHAIVEIELCTKQEDWRRMGEVFKSNCPSSQRPTHMEQISGRIAIALLSESKDKLSLPFGTFAETVCQNEGEDSLVRSFLGRIGVSLMLRYHKTHQWAKGRRVVEVLSTSKVNYTTLKGLFGNEDGASRCYLVTVATELFLLSGSVEGALNTLRENQWFLSSSSWPCEPADLESRTRVLMRLAEKTSHRDALDILCNLPGLKEPNDLVDISTYCPLFNSHLQVCLDRQKLPIATDTVDFMLCKNLAVDQAMLQILLHKLAKQNLWLRAREIFRHSLSVGYYPAVSAPPGFMALIVPCELGEVELALTLEMLITVNPTILHLSETTSCCLSITLKRTQSSESEYLSAGSRLLSAACIPQPKLLIHYKAVNSSQEQVFNLDIPSARCWLRHNHLWANEVWAH; encoded by the exons ATGTCACAGATTAACTACAGTAACGAGCGCTTGGTTTTTGGCATCCCTAAGAGCCAGAAACCATTGGATCTAAAGTCAAATGTAGGTAAAGCATCTGGCAGAGGTAAATTAAAACAAGGGACTATTAAACGTAGAAGTTGCGCAACCCACGTTGCTAAACTCGGCAGGGGCAGCGTTAGAGCGGGTGAGAGCACAGTGAAGGCCAGGTCCGCGGGGTGCGATCCTCAGCCCGCCGCTGCACACACCGGACAAATGCCAACCGGCCAACCCACCACACCGTCAA ACGTTGATAGAAACACTCATCCAAGCCCCACTGGACTTGCTGGTTCAGAAGGGCCTTTGAGAAGAACTTTCAAAGTCTTCTGCAGTGGTGACTGTAAATTTCTTGCCGTTCAGCAGAAGAGGTTGGGTAAGCAAGAGCAAAAGAGCAGTAGCCCGGTGCCAGAGCAGCCTATGATTGAGGTACATCTCAAGGACGCAAAAAAAGTTGCAGAGTCCTCTCAGAAGATTATCATTTCGATAGGCAAGTACCCACAGGTGACGCTATGTGACATAGCCAAAAAATGTGATGCCTTGAGCCATGATTGCGGCTTTGTGCTACCGGATGTTCTCAAGACCAAAGTTGTGCACTGCTTCAAGGACATGAGAGCTGGATTCCAGTTCGGGCCCGGTTGTTTAGGGcatcacaaacatgaaaacGAGGAAGATAATCtggcaagaaaaaaagagttttgtGCCAGGTGTCAGTCTGAGAAGAGCGTCTGTCCGTCTCAGAGTCTGGCTGAACACCAGAGACACCTGAAAGAACGCACAGATGCACAGGCGTTATCCAGTCATACCACATGTCGTTTCCTCAAGAGCTGGACAAGTGAAGGTTCTGCAACCTGTTCTGCTTCTTTCTTACTAAGCAAACGTGCAAAAAGAGGAGAGTGCAGGACTGGCATGAGGGACAGAGTTGATGGGGAGGATCCGGGGCCAGGATCTCACCTCATGGGAGATGAGATTTGGAAAGACAAAAGAATAAAGCTTGGGGCGAGTGTACAAGATGGGATTTTTTCATCCACCCCAGATTTAAAAAGCATTCATTGCAAAAACCCAGCAAAAACTGACtccagagacaaagagaaaactTGCTTTTGGACATCTGATAAAAGTCAGTCCTGTTCAGAGCATGCAGTTGGGGGCGACAGCACCCTTGGCTCAGCTGTGGAAGAAAACTGTGGCCACAAGAAACCTTGCGGTGAGAAAAAATCAGACGCAGCACAGATGTCATCCGAGCTATTCTGTGAGAGGAACGAGGTGGATAGGCATGACCCCGAGTCTCTCACCTGCCAGAGAGTGAGAGTTTATTCCAGAAAAAATAGTTTTTCGTGCGCACGCACATACATGTCCTGGCCCTTCTCTAACAGTGGCCAGACCCCTAAAACAAATGCTGGTTCCACAGCATGTGAAGCAGAGCCTGTAGATCCATCAGATAACAGGGACTCACAAATAAGCCAAAAGCTGCAAGGTTTACCCAGCAGCCAAACCAATGAAACACTCCCAAATGAACCTAGAGACTCCTCTTCAGTGACCACTCATCAGGCTTCTCATCAAAATGAGAAGCTAGAAGAGGCTGGAGAAAGCCTTTCAACAGATAGAAATCGAAAAAGGCATAATATGTCTTCATActgttcagaaaacacaaacatagaGTTTGCGCCTCACCTAATGGAGCCTGACGAATCACTAGCTGGTCCCTCAGATACAGCTACCCTATCAAGGCCATGTTTGCGTGGAAAAGAGCCTGGCGCTGAAGCAGCCTCAGCCTCATCTTTGCCAGCTAATGGACCTCAAACCGACAGCTCCACCTCTACTCCCTCAGCACTCTTCCTGAGTGACTGGGAAACTGCTACCAGTCTGTCTTCCATGTCATCTCCATTCACGCAGGGTGGTTTGAGCAGCCCCTCGGCCACACTGTCCTCTCACCCGCCTTCATTGTTCCTTCTGAGCAAAGTCAAAAGTGTTGGCTTGTCTGATTCTTCTTTAACCAAAGCGGTAGAAAAGACATTGTTCTACTGTGAAGAAACCAGAATGACACGCAGttcttcatcctctccttctctacacAACTCTgaattttttaattcatgtgaatcctccctcctcctgcctcaAGATGAACAAGATAGCAATGAAGCACTTTTTAGAGAGAGGTGCCCACCAAAGCTGGAGCCGTACTACAAAACAAGCCCCATCAACTATGATCTTCTTGAGCGAGAGAGCTTGTCGCACAATGTTCTCACAGGAAGGTCTGTAGATGCTGAGTTTATTCTTCCAGTAATGCTCTCTCCTGTCACTTCACCACGAGGACACTCATGGACAAGCTTCCAGCCACAAAGCCCAGGCTGTccagatgaagaagaggaggaggaggaggaaataaaaaaaggcaccTGCAGAATGTCACCTGGATGTCACATGCCACAAATTGTTAACACCAATAATGAAAACGGCCAGGATTTTCTTGAACATAATATCAAAGATTTGGAAGGAGTCTCAGCTAATTTCAAACCTTGGACTCCTCTAAGCGAACCCCAGTCTTCTCCTAGCACCAGTGAAGAAAATGATTGTAATGGAGAGGAAAGCCAGGATCAAACTGACTGCGAAGATGATGTGGTACAGGGATACAAACAATCTGACCAACTTCCCTCAGACCCTGAAATAAAGGCAACCTTTACCTCAGGCAGTCTGACAGAACCCTGCTCTTCTCCcagcagtgatgaagaggattgTGTAACCTTCAGTCACAAGGAAGAGCCACATTCTGCTCAAGACGAGGGTTCAAGTCCATCTGAAAGCCGCAGTGAAAGGGATCAGAATGACACAGAGGCAGCTGCTGATAGTCAGCAGGCCATTTTGGATGAGTTCACAGCTTACGAGCATGATATCCTGCTTGTCGATGTGATTCAGGAAGACCCAGAGCTGTTTGAAAACCTGCCCCAGGAAAGTGTACTAAAACTGGGCCCTGCCAGGTTTACTCAGGCCCCTAGAAACAGACCCGTTGCAGTGGGGAAAAAGCTGCTGCCAAGGACGGATGGAGCACAGTTTGAACAAAG ATTGACCCCAGTTAATATTGATTTTCACTGCGAAAGCCCTGATATCACAG AGGAGATCACCACAAGGCCCTGGAGACCTAAGTGTAGCAACACACCTTCCAAAACCCAAAACGGCACATGGTCTGCCACAGAAAAGCAAACCGAAAAAACG GGTCAGCCGGATGCCAACAACAATCATGAAAGCGAAGGCCAGGAAAG GAGCCATTCCATCCAGACTGTGAACTCCCTGCACAATCACATCCTTCCACTTATGAGCATCAAAAATG GGCCATGGATCACAAACCCAGCAAACATGGCCGACTTTAGGCGCCAGAAATGTAATACT TACTGCAGGCAGTACTTCAGTGAGTCGCTGTCCTGTGGGTTCAAGACGTGCCGCTTTCAGCATGTGCCTGTGGAGGGGGACGAGAAG tTCTGCATTGAAACTGTGTCACGGTTCATCAAAAATCCAATGTGCCTTCAGAAAGCAG GAGCTGTGTTTACCGGCTACTACAACAACAACCCACCAGGAGTGTATTTTTCCATGCCGGTGCTTCTGAATCTCCTCTGGGCTCTGCTCAAAGCCAGCATGGTGTCTGAGGTCTTCTCAGTCCTCAGCGTCAGCTTGGCCCACAAGATAGTG CCTGGCCATGAGTTCCTGTTGGCTCTCTTCAACTTTGTGAGAGAAAAACGTCTCATGGGTTTTGTACCTGAACTCATACAGCTGACATCCAAG ATGGCCAGTGCCGGCCTCGTGCTGAGCTTGGATTGCCTTGACTGTGTAAAAAACACTCCTGAGGTCCAGCAGACAGTCTCTCCAAACAAGCTGTCTGGCAACCACAA GTTATCCACCAGTGCTCCCTTTCCAGAGTACCTGAATTTAGCCCATGCCATTGTGGAAATAGAG ctttgTACAAAGCAAGAGGACTGGAGGCGGATGGGGGAGGTCTTCAAGTCCAACTGTCCATCCAGCCAACGTCCCACCCACATGGAGCAAATCAGCGGTCGTATCGCTATAGCGCTGCTGTCTGAGAGCAAAGACAAGCTGTCCCTGCCGTTTGGCACCTTCGCTGAAACGG tgtgtcagaatgaaggtgaagacagcctGGTCAGGAGCTTTTTAGGCAGAATCGGAGTCTCTCTCATGTTAAGATAccacaaaacacatcagtggGCTAAG GGTCGGAGGGTGGTGGAGGTGCTGTCCACTTCCAAAGTCAACTACACCACACTGAAGGGTTTATTTGGGAACGAGGATGGAGCATCCCGCTGCTACCTGGTCACTGTGGCCACAGAGCTCTTCCTCCTCAGTGGCAGTGTTGAGGGAGCTCTAAACACACTCCGAG AAAACCAATGGTTTCTGAGTTCGAGCTCGTGGCCCTGTGAGCCCGCTGACCTGGAGAGCAGGACTCGTGTGTTGATGCGTCTGGCTGAGAAAACATCTCACAGGGACGCGCTGGACATTCTCTGTAACCTCCCTGGACTCAAGGAGCCGAATG ACCTGGTCGATATCTCCACGTACTGCCCTCTGTTTAACTCGCACCTGCAAGTGTGTTTGGACAGACAGAAACTACCTATAGCGACGGACACAGTGGACTTCATGCTCTGTAAAAACCTGGCAGTTGACCAAGCTATGCTGCAGATACTTCTACACAAACTGGCCAAGCAAAACCTCTGGCTCCGAGCACGAGAAATCTTCAGAC ACTCTCTGAGCGTGGGGTACTACCCGGCTGTGTCAGCTCCCCCTGGTTTCATGGCTCTGATCGTCCCCTGTGAACTGGGGGAGGTGGAGCTGGCTCTCACCTTAGAGATGTTAATCACCGTCAACCCAACAATTCTTCATCTTTCAGAGACGACCTCTTGCTGCCTCAGCATCACTCTCAAAAG gACTCAAAGTAGTGAGAGTGAGTACCTGTCAGCCGGAAgccgcctcctctctgcagcttGTATTCCTCAGCCCAAACTACTCATTCACTACAAAGCAGTAAACTCTTCACAGGAGCAAGTGTTCAACCTCGACATTCCCTCCGCTAGGTGCTGGCTTCGACACAATCATTTGTGGGCCAATGAGGTGTGGGCGCACTGA